GTGGAAGCGAACAGCCGAATCGAAGAGGCGAATGAGCAGACCTTCCAAAAGCTCATCGCCGTCTTCGAAAACGAGGAGCGAGCGGTGGAAGTGCCCGATGGCCACAGCCACGAACAGGCCCAACGGGAACTCCGACGTCCAGCGGCCGTGCTGCCCCTGTCGCTGGGCCGCGGGGCAGGGCACATCGAGGTCTCTCGCAACATGGGGCCCATCGCCCAACGGCTGGGGTTGCTGGAGGAGACCGCTCCCGGGGCGCCACGCCCGGAGCCGGTTTCCATCCCGGCGCTCGTCGCGGAGCTGAGCCAGGAGTGGGGAGCGCTGCGCCACGAGGCAGTCGCGCGGGCGCTTCACGCCACACGCCAGCTCTTGGCTTGGGCGGCCGAGCGTGCCGCGGCGTTCGCCGAGCACGCCCGGCTCCGCTCAGACTTGCTGGAGTTGTCACGGCGGTTACGCCGTTTCAAGGCCGGCTTGACCAGGTTCGGCCGACGCCTGCAGGCGGAGCAACGCGCCTCCAGGCTCCGCCATCTGGCGGAGCGGTCTTGGGAGGACTTCACCGTCAACAATCCGCAGCCTGGCACGTCATGGACGGAGCAGGATTGGAAGCAGCGGCGGGCGTGGCGCTTGAGCACGCTGGAAAAGCGGACGGCCGAGCTGGCGGAAGCGCGGGCCCGGGTCACCCCGGAGCAACAGGCCTTTTGCGAAAAGGAGGCGGCAGAGAGTGGCCGCCTCCTGGAGGTCTGGAGCAAGGAGATGCTCGGGCGCTATCCCCTCGAGCTCGACCGACCGCTGGTCTTTGGACTCCAGGAGGCTCAGCCGACTGCGCTCGACGACCTGCCGACCCTGGACCTTGAACCGAGTGGCCCCCGACCACCGCGCCCCCGCCTCCACTGAAACAACGGTGCCCCGCTTGCGGGGCACTTTGTTGTTGGGGCGGCGGTGGCGGATCAGTGGAGTGTCGGCTTCTTCTTGTTCGCCACCGGATCGGGAGCCGCTTTGCGTCGGCGGTTCTTGCGCCACTCTTCGACGGACGGGATATCGCGCACCACGACCGCCTCCCGGGTGCGGATCTCTTGCAGGCGCGGTGCTTGCGACGGGGAGGGCGACGCTGGTGGCGGCAGCGTCGGGGCCGGCGTCGGTGGGGCGTGGTCGTGCACCGGTGGGGCGGAAGAGCCGCCGCGGTATTGGCGCATCATTTCCGCGGCCACTTCCAGGGCGTGCCGGATGTCGTCGACACGATCGGGCAAGCGGCAGTGCCGCTCCTGGCAAAGGAGTCCGCTGATGAGGCGGCTGGCGATTTGAAGGGTGAGTTCGGACTGCATGGATGCTCCTTGGAGCCTGTGGAAGGAGCTTTCATCCAAGCACCAAGTCGCTATACCGCAAGTGCAAATTTCAGAGCTATTTCACAAATATAAATAGGCGCTGCAAAGTTGGCTTTCCCATGTCTGAAGACACCTAGAAGGAGTCAATGGACAGCCAACGATCAGCAATCGCCAGGCGTCCTGCTGCTGAGAGTGCCCTCCTCATCCCGCTCCGTGGGCGGCCGCGCATCGGTCGTCGCACAGCGAGCGGAATGGGCCGCAGGGGGATCCACATTGCAGGCTGCCTCGGCTACGATCCCGGACGCAGGACCATCCCTTGGGCACTATTTGCGGGTGTCCAGGTGGGAAAAGACAATTGGCATCAATGGGTTAGAGGACGCTGAATTGTGTCCCTCTCACTCCGCCAGTGTCAAGGAAACGCCCGCAAATCAACGATTTGCGGGCGTTTTTCTTTTTCGCCACCTTGGACACTCGCTTGCACACTTCCATGCGAGTAACGCACGACCTCACGCGCGGCGAGACCGGTCGCTACGACGTTCGTTTGCGCGTTTCTGCTGACCTGTTAGGCACAGTTCGAGCGCACGGTCTTCAGTGCAGCACTGAAGTGACGTGCGATGCGCCGTGCTGCTGCAGCGACGTCATACTCGCCTCTGCGCGTCCGCATGGTGGCGGGTGAGCGCTGACGCGCCTTGCAGGAGTTCGAGCAGACGGTATCGCGCATGTCGGTGCTCAAGGAGCCGGTGATGAGCGCAGCGCCCTTGACGTGTTGCATGACGAAGCTCGGAGCGTGCCGCTACGTTCAAGCTTCCGTGGGCATCCGCCGTGGGCCGTGGAGGATGAAGGCGAGGGCAATCGCTGCCACGCAATGTCATCGATCGCGCAGCGCCAAATCCTGTTCTAGGCGGCGCAGCCAGCGCGCCCTGACGCGCAGCCCATCCTGCCGGTATCGATCGACCGTCTCTCCGCGGTGTGTCCCTGTCGATGATGGGCGTGAGTTAGGTCGCGCTACTGCGTTTGCTTTCCGAGTTCGTCTGGACACACGCGATGACGGTGGCCACGTGTGGGTTGCAGTGTGCTTCATGTCGTTCCAGCCACGCATTTGCGCTGCTCATCTTGCGCCCGTCGCGTGTCGCGGTTGCAGGCTTCGCTCAGCAACGGTTGACGCGACGCCTCGTTGGGATCGAAGCGCTTGAGCATGCAGGCCGGAAGCTCGCGGTGACATTGAGTCGCAGGGGATGGTGGCGATCCATCGATTGATTCCCATGCCCTGTCACGAAAAAATGTGCGTCGTCGCTGGATCGCGACGTTTCCTTCTTGCTCTGGTATCGAGATGCAGTCACACAAAATCCGCTTCATCATCATCGCGTTGCTTTGCCTTGGCGTCACGATCGCCAGCGCCGTCACGTTTTTCAGCAGGCCTGCGGCAGTGCCGACCCATTTGGCTGAAGCCGATGGGACGGTCGAAAAGGTCGACGCAACGCAGCGAAAGGGACGGCTTCAAAGCGTGAACTTCACCCTCGCGCCCGCCGGCGATGCATTCGAGTACTCCAGTGTGCTGCCTGGCATCGATGCGCTGTGGGGGCGTCTCAAGGTGGGATCACCGGTTCGCGTCACCTTCGACGATGCGGATGGCAAGCGATCCATCTGGGGGTTGCGCTTGGGCGATGACGTGGTCCTCACGCCCGAGCAGGCGC
This genomic stretch from Xanthomonas sacchari harbors:
- a CDS encoding MobA/MobL family protein; the protein is MAIYHANVKTFSRAKGHSSIAAAAYRAGLLLEDEKTGQRHDYRRRDGVVETRCVAPEDAPDWALVPAELWPAVEAAERRKDATIAREFEFALPHELDEAQRSALAMEVTRALVARYGFAAQASIHSPGSKDGLNWHVHVLATTRRMGPDGFTEKTKELDGGPSGRVEVHWVRELIATTVNAYLRAADLGIQVDHRSLEAQAGEALARGDLVAAAVLSREPTKHVGKNATAMARRGQASERVEANSRIEEANEQTFQKLIAVFENEERAVEVPDGHSHEQAQRELRRPAAVLPLSLGRGAGHIEVSRNMGPIAQRLGLLEETAPGAPRPEPVSIPALVAELSQEWGALRHEAVARALHATRQLLAWAAERAAAFAEHARLRSDLLELSRRLRRFKAGLTRFGRRLQAEQRASRLRHLAERSWEDFTVNNPQPGTSWTEQDWKQRRAWRLSTLEKRTAELAEARARVTPEQQAFCEKEAAESGRLLEVWSKEMLGRYPLELDRPLVFGLQEAQPTALDDLPTLDLEPSGPRPPRPRLH